The genomic window CCAAGTGGGCGGACCTGGTCAACAGTACGGTGAACAGGGTCCGGGAATTGGGCCCCTATGATAGGTATCATGCGATGGCGGCATCGAGCTGGCAATGAGCTATCATCGCCGCCAGCGGCGATTCAGTATGTGAAAATAGCAAAGGATCCCATGGAAGCATTGCAAAAAAGCGCTAGAGAGGCCTTGGAAAATCACCGGGCGGAAGTCATCATCGGCTTCGGCGAAGGCTCCGGCGGACGAATGCGTCCCATTTTTGTGCAAAATTCCGCAGAGACGGAGAAACTGACTTGGAATGATCGATGCACGCAGAACCTGGCCGTCTATATCGCCAAACCTGAAGTGCGGAAACTGGGCAAGCCTGCGTTGGTGGCGCCGTTGCCGATCCTCCGCGCAGTGCTGCAACTGGCGTCTGAGAATCAGATTAAAGAGGGCGATCTGCTGGTGTTGGCCGTGTCGGCCGGACAGGTGATCGAACTCTCACAATTCAGCGAAATGGAAGAGTTTGTCGCAAAGGCGCCACCGGAGCCGACATCCAAAGATCAGGAGGCCATCGAGCGGCTGGAAAAAATGACGCCGCAGGAACGTTGGCAGTATTGGCAGGACGAACTGACGCGCTGTTTTAAATGCTATGCCTGCCGGGCTGCCTGTCCGATGTGCTATTGCTCACGCTGTACGGTGGAGTGCAATCAGCCGCAATGGATACCGGTCCCGGCGCATCCGTTAGGCAATTGGGAATGGCATTTGATGCGGGCCATGCATCTAGCCGACCGCTGCGTCTCCTGCGGTGCCTGCGGCCATGCCTGTCCGTTGGACATCCCCATTCACCTGCTGACCATGAAAGTGGAAATGGATATCCATCGTGAATTCGGCAGTCAGGCAGGGATGAAAGTGCAAAGTGAGCATGCCCTGTCCTCTTTTAACGTCCAGGATAAAGAGAATTTTATCATCTAGGAAAAGATCATGCAGAAACGATCCATCCGCCGAGCACAGATCAATGCCCTGCTGGAAAAATTGCACTCTTTGCACAAGCTCATCTACGCACCGCAAAAGCTGGGCACCCAGGTTGACTTTGCACCTTTAGGCGATCTGCAGAACCTGACGCTGGACCACATTCAGACCGTGCGCTCAGCCAAGGCCGCTCTGTTTCCGCCGGTGGAAGAGCTGCTGCGCTATCAGCGGTCGGGCGTTGAAACCGAGCTGCAGGACCACGATCTGACGCATATCCCGGAGCAGGTTCTGTTCGGAACGCGCCCCTGTGATGCAGCGGCGATCGCTCCCTTAACGGCGGTTTTCACCACAGATGACCAGGATGCCATCTTTGCCAAGCGGCTGGAGCAGACCACGGTGATCAGCGTGAGCTGCGAGCGGTCGGACGGCGACTGTTTTTGTACTTCCGTCGGCGTCCGCCCGGGAGATACCCGCGGCAGCGATATTTTATTGACCAGGCTGAAGGATGATGAATATCTTGCAGAGATTATAACGGCTAAAGGAGAATCGCTGCTGCAACTGGCCTCGGAACTCTTTGGCCCGGAACCGGCTGAAAGCAAAGAGGCTTATTTGGCAAAGGTGGAAAAACGGTTCGACTGGGAAGCTCTACACGGCAAATTGGCCGGCGCCTTTGACCACCCCTTTTGGCTGACTACTTCTCTAGCCTGTCTGGGGTGCGGCGCCTGCGCCTATGTCTGTCCCGTCTGCTCGTGTTTTGACATTCAGGATGAGGGGTTGCAGAAAAAGGGGCGGCGGGTGCGCAGTTGGGACTCTTGCGGGCTGGCCTTGTTTACTCTGCACGCCTCGGGCCATAATCCCCGCGCCATTCAGAGCCAGCGCTGGCGCCAGCGCATGCTGCACAAATTTTCCTACATGCCGGATCAACTGCAACAGCTGGGCTGCGTCGGCTGCGGCCGCTGCTCCAGAGCCTGTCCGGCTGATATGAACCTGATTGAACAAGTGGAGAATTTTTTATCTGCGTAAAGAGGGTCGCTCTGTGAACAGTTCATTCATCCAGGCGCCCACGACCCGTTTGGAGGAATCAGCGGATGACGTCGATCAGTAACCTCTACAAACCCTATCTGTTGCGTGTTGACCGGATTATCGATGAGGCGCCAGGTGTCAGGACCTTTCGGCTGACGTTCACCGATGAGCAGGAGAAAGAACGATTCCATTTCAAGGCCGGACAATTCGGTGAATACTCGGTTTTTGGCGAAGGGGAGTGCACTTTCTGCATCGCCTCTTCGCCGACGCGATCGGATTACATCGAATGCACCTTCAGACAAATGGGCCGGGTGACCTCCGCGTTGATGAATCTTGAACAGGGGGACACCATCGGTTTTCGCGGACCATATGGAAATGTGTTTCCCCTTGAATCCTGGCAGGGCAAAAACCTCCTGTTCATCGCCGGCGGCATTGCGCTGCCGCCCATGCGCTGCGTCATCTGGAATGCCTTGGACTGGCGTGACCGGTTTAAGGACATCACCATCCTCTACGGCGCACGAACGGTGTCTGATCTCGTCTATAAGGATGAACTGCAGGAGTGGCAGGCTCGGCCTGATGTCAGACTGGTGATCACGGTGGATCCCGGCGGCGAGA from bacterium includes these protein-coding regions:
- a CDS encoding hydrogenase subunit beta, which translates into the protein MQKRSIRRAQINALLEKLHSLHKLIYAPQKLGTQVDFAPLGDLQNLTLDHIQTVRSAKAALFPPVEELLRYQRSGVETELQDHDLTHIPEQVLFGTRPCDAAAIAPLTAVFTTDDQDAIFAKRLEQTTVISVSCERSDGDCFCTSVGVRPGDTRGSDILLTRLKDDEYLAEIITAKGESLLQLASELFGPEPAESKEAYLAKVEKRFDWEALHGKLAGAFDHPFWLTTSLACLGCGACAYVCPVCSCFDIQDEGLQKKGRRVRSWDSCGLALFTLHASGHNPRAIQSQRWRQRMLHKFSYMPDQLQQLGCVGCGRCSRACPADMNLIEQVENFLSA
- a CDS encoding heterodisulfide reductase subunit F — its product is MTSISNLYKPYLLRVDRIIDEAPGVRTFRLTFTDEQEKERFHFKAGQFGEYSVFGEGECTFCIASSPTRSDYIECTFRQMGRVTSALMNLEQGDTIGFRGPYGNVFPLESWQGKNLLFIAGGIALPPMRCVIWNALDWRDRFKDITILYGARTVSDLVYKDELQEWQARPDVRLVITVDPGGETPDWKGEIGFVPTVLEKMAPAADNTIAIVCGPPVMIKFTFPILTQLGFDPDRIYTTLENRMKCGVGKCGRCNVGKLYVCKDGPVFTYAQLKEMPAEY